The following are encoded in a window of Arthrobacter sp. NicSoilB4 genomic DNA:
- a CDS encoding DUF1819 family protein, whose product MSDETRYKLSFTTGGLLANECRVLAAEYLRLGDWREARASVRANNLIQKRTASAVARISREAMDRASMLTDAELEIVVGGNAPERQQLVWLAICLQYPFVADFAEEEVRERYLSMSNELGPGALDTFFVKKSFWHGELEDLKPSTKNKLRQNLFRMLREAQIVSEAGHILPQVIGERVAEALRRRGPGSFLVFPIADFEIESLMHA is encoded by the coding sequence TTGAGCGACGAGACACGTTACAAGCTGTCCTTCACCACGGGCGGACTTCTGGCGAACGAGTGCCGTGTCCTAGCTGCGGAGTATCTGCGGCTCGGTGACTGGCGGGAGGCCAGAGCCTCGGTGAGAGCGAACAACCTCATCCAGAAGCGCACCGCGTCCGCCGTCGCGCGCATCAGCCGCGAGGCGATGGACCGTGCCAGCATGCTGACTGACGCCGAGCTGGAGATCGTGGTCGGCGGCAACGCCCCCGAGCGCCAACAGCTCGTATGGCTGGCTATCTGCCTCCAGTACCCCTTCGTCGCTGACTTCGCCGAAGAGGAAGTTAGAGAGAGATACCTATCCATGAGCAACGAGCTGGGCCCCGGTGCTCTGGATACGTTCTTCGTCAAGAAGTCGTTCTGGCACGGTGAGTTGGAGGACCTCAAGCCCAGCACGAAGAACAAGCTTCGGCAGAATTTGTTCAGGATGCTCCGGGAAGCGCAAATAGTGTCAGAGGCAGGCCATATCCTTCCTCAAGTGATAGGAGAACGGGTGGCCGAAGCCTTACGCCGACGCGGTCCGGGGTCGTTCCTGGTTTTCCCCATCGCGGATTTCGAAATTGAAAGTTTGATGCATGCATAA
- a CDS encoding DUF1788 domain-containing protein: MHKKVSDMPLAKREEHLLKALTSRRFLDNKVPGNEVPFFICPFAPAEALAMEKVQKRLQSRLRVDGIEVLEINLYDLTVEILQERELWDSVLEAESQHSKDEFRELFQQIFDPAHELAPRVREKLKAPHDIFFLTGIGEVFPYIRSHTVLNNLLSISKDKPMLMFFPGEYRQSASQGSSLVLFGQLTDDQYYRAFNIFDYHVN; encoded by the coding sequence ATGCATAAGAAGGTCTCAGATATGCCCCTCGCTAAACGCGAAGAGCACCTCCTCAAGGCGCTCACGAGCCGGCGTTTCCTTGACAACAAGGTGCCCGGGAACGAAGTTCCCTTCTTTATCTGTCCCTTCGCGCCAGCTGAGGCTCTCGCGATGGAGAAGGTTCAGAAGCGACTTCAGAGCCGTCTTAGAGTCGACGGCATCGAAGTCCTGGAGATCAATCTCTACGACCTTACAGTCGAGATCCTCCAAGAACGGGAGCTATGGGACAGTGTTCTGGAGGCGGAATCCCAGCACTCCAAGGACGAGTTTCGAGAGTTGTTCCAGCAGATCTTCGATCCAGCGCACGAGCTCGCTCCGCGCGTAAGGGAGAAACTCAAAGCGCCGCACGACATCTTCTTCCTCACCGGGATTGGCGAAGTCTTTCCCTACATCCGGTCGCACACGGTGCTCAACAATCTCCTAAGCATCTCGAAAGACAAACCGATGCTGATGTTCTTCCCGGGGGAATATCGCCAGTCAGCTTCGCAGGGGTCCTCGCTAGTCCTCTTCGGGCAGCTCACCGATGACCAGTACTACCGCGCGTTCAACATCTTCGACTATCACGTTAACTAG
- a CDS encoding HNH endonuclease gives MKRDFPEAPVSAGPHLSTTEVAVMIGRHQSTAADYVQRGVFPNVYVDTGSGARGAFKVPKSDVLRYLDTSSHSLDSRLRRAAQAWLAVRTNDGQDSIGYLDLEDFEFEGARLPLKSRQRGIWKPRQLDAALSISTTFRRPGQERPYEDEVGSDGMLRYKWQGDDADASDNRALRTAMDAGLPLIWFFGVAPGLFQPVFPVFLVDEEVDQQQFVVDIDPQRAFLEGDANLDSPMEVDAIKRYGTRIARTRLHQRLFRSTVINAYGTRCAICNLRHKVLLDAAHIIPDAHDDGVPTVVNGMAMCKIHHAAFDSQILGVRPDLVVEIRTDILAEVDGPMLKYGLQERHRQPLMSVPSKRAERPSRSLLEAAYARFREA, from the coding sequence ATGAAACGTGACTTTCCTGAAGCTCCCGTGAGCGCAGGGCCCCACCTGAGCACAACGGAAGTTGCTGTCATGATTGGCCGTCATCAGAGCACTGCGGCCGACTATGTGCAGCGGGGAGTATTTCCAAACGTCTACGTAGACACGGGCAGCGGTGCTCGCGGCGCATTCAAGGTGCCCAAGTCTGACGTTCTCCGTTATTTGGATACTTCTTCCCACTCGCTGGATTCCCGCCTCCGACGGGCAGCGCAGGCTTGGTTAGCAGTCCGCACCAATGATGGTCAGGATTCCATCGGCTATCTCGATCTGGAAGATTTTGAATTCGAAGGTGCCAGGCTGCCGTTGAAAAGTAGGCAGCGGGGGATCTGGAAGCCTCGCCAGCTGGATGCAGCACTGTCGATTTCTACAACTTTTCGACGCCCCGGGCAGGAGAGGCCCTACGAGGACGAAGTCGGGTCGGACGGAATGCTGCGCTACAAGTGGCAGGGGGATGATGCCGACGCTTCCGACAACCGGGCGTTGCGCACGGCCATGGACGCGGGACTCCCGCTGATCTGGTTTTTCGGAGTCGCGCCTGGTTTATTTCAGCCGGTTTTCCCGGTGTTCTTGGTGGACGAGGAGGTGGACCAGCAGCAGTTTGTCGTGGACATTGACCCACAGCGGGCATTTCTGGAGGGCGACGCGAATCTGGACTCTCCGATGGAGGTCGACGCCATAAAACGCTATGGGACTCGGATTGCCCGCACCCGGCTTCACCAGCGCCTATTTCGGTCAACGGTCATCAACGCATATGGAACGCGCTGCGCTATCTGTAACCTCAGGCATAAGGTACTGCTGGATGCCGCCCACATCATCCCGGACGCGCACGACGACGGTGTTCCGACGGTGGTCAATGGCATGGCAATGTGCAAAATTCACCATGCGGCGTTTGATTCGCAAATCTTAGGAGTCCGGCCCGACCTCGTAGTCGAAATACGGACCGACATTCTGGCCGAGGTTGACGGTCCGATGCTGAAGTATGGTCTCCAAGAGCGGCACAGGCAACCGCTCATGAGTGTCCCATCGAAGCGTGCTGAGCGTCCCAGCAGATCGCTCCTAGAAGCTGCTTATGCGCGTTTCAGGGAGGCATAG
- a CDS encoding AAA family ATPase — protein MTAQLQDTDRDAFEAEKALEQNYFDSTKMVYDKHLEDASKAVVSGNTHDRAAQRAALQNRKRLEPSEAVATARMDLDDGDTIYLGSVAIRDHNYDLLVSPWQSEIGNSFYEATSEDPHGVSRKRVFTSTRNRIDSFTDQIFQELSDDLAAETFVGLDPLLEDLGRDRGEFMADIVRTITADQNRIIRANKDQLLLIQGGPGTGKTAVALHRVSWILFTFREELQPKDVLVVGPNPTFTKYIKRVLPTLGDVDVVQQSLAQLLAGDLAPRGHDRTDVARKKGSAKMESIVYKGLANRERIPASGLAVKRTDSKTRTLQVTNLEVGDTLAGLKSKVTYARRRAQFKAAVQTMLLSKNFGGRLDPLSLIDQDSLEEQVDRVLPRLSPQQFVRDLYGSMDRLVRAGATAAEAELLFRPPSARMGDEVWTMADLGVIDSASAAINGTSFRYGHIVVDEAQDLSYMQLRAVRRRSLNGSMTVVGDIAQATSAFARKDWNQVLTTLGEDENFTEAELKVGYRVPAPALAVAAKVLESAAPGLSAPQAFPRPVEEEPRWHVAEESEIMDAVISAVQTHSSRGLFVGVVVPPAHMDPVQNAFRAAGMKFSESADGGLSQGINLVSPEESKGLEFDAVVVVEPKTILDMAQGAKLLYVALTRTVHHLDIVLRTDRIPAMLREFIPNRVTPGSDVSVDEAEIEQQDGDDDGVAPEQPETSNDDTMALPPGNDDSDPADAAPRGNIPDDTTDIACPIAGGELKPMLERIAQGIATDFFDVLREMSPGVQQRVVDLLWDKLEGTGPAD, from the coding sequence ATGACCGCGCAATTGCAGGACACCGATAGAGACGCGTTTGAGGCCGAGAAGGCCCTCGAGCAGAATTACTTCGACTCAACCAAGATGGTGTACGACAAACATCTCGAGGACGCCTCCAAGGCTGTGGTCAGCGGCAACACTCATGATCGAGCCGCGCAACGCGCTGCGCTTCAGAACCGCAAACGGCTGGAGCCATCCGAAGCAGTTGCGACTGCGCGCATGGACCTGGACGACGGCGACACCATCTATCTTGGAAGCGTTGCCATCCGCGACCACAATTATGACCTCTTGGTTAGCCCTTGGCAGTCAGAAATCGGCAACTCCTTCTACGAGGCCACGTCTGAAGACCCTCACGGAGTGTCACGCAAGCGGGTGTTCACCTCAACGCGCAACCGGATTGATTCCTTTACCGACCAGATTTTCCAAGAGCTCTCTGATGATCTCGCGGCGGAGACGTTTGTAGGTCTGGACCCCCTCCTTGAGGATCTTGGACGCGACCGTGGCGAGTTCATGGCCGATATCGTTCGCACGATCACGGCAGACCAGAACAGGATCATCCGCGCGAACAAGGACCAGTTGCTGCTGATTCAAGGCGGTCCAGGGACGGGCAAGACTGCGGTGGCACTACACCGGGTCTCATGGATCCTGTTCACCTTCCGCGAGGAGCTGCAACCGAAGGACGTTTTGGTCGTGGGCCCAAACCCCACCTTCACCAAGTACATCAAGCGCGTCCTGCCTACCCTCGGCGACGTTGACGTGGTGCAGCAGTCTCTCGCGCAACTCTTGGCCGGCGACCTTGCACCTCGTGGCCACGACCGCACCGACGTCGCCCGCAAAAAGGGTTCGGCTAAAATGGAATCCATCGTTTACAAAGGCTTGGCTAATCGGGAGCGAATCCCGGCTAGCGGCCTGGCTGTAAAAAGGACGGACTCCAAGACCCGCACTTTGCAGGTGACCAATCTCGAAGTTGGTGACACCCTGGCCGGGCTGAAATCAAAAGTCACATATGCGCGGCGTCGAGCGCAGTTCAAGGCTGCCGTTCAAACAATGCTGTTGTCAAAAAACTTCGGCGGACGGCTGGATCCCCTTTCTCTCATCGATCAGGATTCCCTAGAGGAGCAAGTAGACAGGGTCTTGCCCCGATTGTCGCCTCAGCAGTTCGTTAGGGATCTGTACGGATCTATGGACCGGCTTGTCCGTGCCGGCGCAACCGCGGCGGAGGCGGAACTGCTTTTTCGTCCGCCGTCCGCGCGGATGGGCGACGAAGTCTGGACCATGGCGGATCTAGGCGTAATCGATTCCGCGTCCGCCGCGATAAATGGTACATCCTTCCGATACGGCCACATCGTCGTCGACGAAGCGCAGGACTTGTCCTACATGCAGCTTCGCGCGGTTCGCCGCCGAAGCTTGAACGGATCTATGACTGTTGTTGGTGATATAGCACAGGCAACGTCGGCCTTCGCCCGCAAGGACTGGAACCAGGTCCTGACCACTCTCGGCGAAGATGAAAACTTCACTGAAGCTGAGCTAAAAGTCGGATATCGAGTTCCCGCACCGGCTCTTGCGGTAGCTGCCAAGGTCCTTGAATCGGCCGCTCCTGGATTGTCCGCACCGCAGGCCTTTCCTCGCCCCGTCGAAGAGGAACCTCGGTGGCATGTGGCTGAAGAAAGCGAAATTATGGACGCCGTCATATCGGCCGTACAGACCCATAGTTCGCGCGGCCTGTTCGTAGGTGTAGTCGTCCCACCTGCCCATATGGACCCAGTTCAGAATGCATTCAGAGCGGCCGGAATGAAATTCAGTGAATCCGCTGACGGCGGCTTGTCGCAGGGTATCAACCTAGTGTCTCCTGAAGAATCCAAAGGCCTCGAATTCGACGCTGTCGTGGTAGTAGAACCGAAGACCATCCTCGACATGGCCCAAGGTGCAAAGCTCTTGTACGTGGCCCTAACACGGACCGTGCACCACCTCGACATCGTTCTTCGTACGGACCGAATACCAGCGATGCTCCGAGAGTTCATCCCGAATCGGGTTACTCCGGGCTCTGACGTCAGTGTCGACGAAGCGGAAATCGAACAGCAGGACGGAGACGACGACGGTGTTGCCCCCGAACAGCCGGAGACCTCCAACGACGACACCATGGCTCTTCCTCCTGGGAACGATGACTCTGATCCGGCGGACGCCGCACCTCGTGGCAACATCCCCGACGACACGACAGACATCGCGTGCCCTATCGCCGGCGGCGAGCTGAAACCCATGCTCGAACGCATCGCACAGGGCATAGCTACAGACTTCTTCGACGTCCTTCGCGAGATGAGCCCGGGTGTGCAGCAGCGAGTGGTCGACCTTCTCTGGGACAAGTTGGAAGGAACCGGCCCGGCAGACTAG
- a CDS encoding NUDIX hydrolase, translating into MKDSQNGPGASLLDYPRPSVAVDTAVLTVADDSVCVLLVRRAEDHQHGRWALPGSFLRERETLAAAVLRSLREKAGISGRVPRQLQVFDDPARDDRGWVLSVAHVDVVPLAALEEALKSDGVRLASVTGEPQLIAGLPYGHAEIVAKAVEWLRVAYADAPDPGELLTEPFTLKELRELHETIAGSALMRDTFRRFMEPQLKGTGQMSDGTRGRPSRLWVRGAD; encoded by the coding sequence GTGAAGGATTCCCAGAACGGCCCCGGCGCCTCCCTGCTCGACTACCCGCGCCCCTCGGTGGCGGTGGATACGGCGGTGCTGACGGTGGCGGACGATTCCGTCTGCGTGCTGTTGGTGCGGCGCGCGGAGGATCATCAGCACGGACGGTGGGCGCTGCCCGGCAGTTTCTTGCGGGAGCGCGAGACCCTGGCGGCGGCGGTGCTGCGCTCCCTGCGGGAGAAGGCCGGAATCTCAGGACGCGTGCCGCGTCAGCTCCAGGTCTTCGACGACCCGGCGCGCGACGACCGCGGCTGGGTGTTGTCTGTGGCGCACGTGGACGTGGTGCCGCTCGCGGCCCTGGAGGAGGCGTTAAAGTCCGACGGCGTCCGGCTCGCTTCCGTGACGGGGGAGCCGCAGCTGATCGCCGGGCTGCCCTACGGCCACGCGGAAATCGTGGCGAAGGCGGTGGAGTGGCTGCGGGTTGCCTACGCGGATGCACCGGACCCGGGGGAGCTGCTGACCGAGCCGTTCACTCTGAAGGAGTTGCGGGAGCTGCATGAGACGATAGCGGGCTCGGCTCTGATGCGGGACACGTTCCGGCGGTTCATGGAGCCGCAGCTGAAGGGGACCGGGCAGATGTCCGACGGGACGCGGGGGAGGCCGTCGCGGTTGTGGGTGCGGGGTGCAGATTAG
- a CDS encoding DUF6569 family protein: MKVPQLHVGAGSRLGPLSIFPVWTSGSGSLGISTGTHADVAVTELASGPQVARLTVTNNGPHPALLLEGELLEGGQQHRTCARDVVLGPGETRDIDTFCVEAGRWEAGQSSHRRQARRAPLNVWSELANSLDGRRGGDRQGRIWERVSRFDAARGPSVTSSLLDHMDLFKDNAHNRFEAADAPAPLEGQRGVVIGLGTQPLLLEVFGTGTLFRRHYRQLIDSALLDLELLSPQALASGPMPGQRARDFAAHVQAMDFGTFDGGAAAVEVRSHGSLRSRNVTRAAGTVSAAGIAVELPKRRPQLAHLTGWNTKHPLMELA; the protein is encoded by the coding sequence ATGAAAGTCCCCCAGCTCCACGTCGGCGCCGGCAGCAGGCTCGGCCCGCTCAGCATCTTCCCCGTCTGGACCTCCGGCTCCGGCAGCCTCGGCATCAGCACCGGCACCCACGCCGACGTCGCCGTGACCGAACTCGCCAGCGGCCCCCAGGTCGCCCGGCTCACCGTCACCAACAACGGCCCGCACCCGGCCCTGCTACTGGAAGGCGAGTTGCTCGAGGGCGGTCAGCAGCACCGGACCTGCGCCCGCGACGTCGTCCTCGGTCCCGGCGAAACCCGCGACATCGACACCTTCTGCGTCGAGGCCGGCCGCTGGGAAGCCGGCCAGTCCAGCCACCGCCGGCAGGCACGGCGCGCCCCGCTCAATGTCTGGTCCGAACTGGCCAACAGCCTCGACGGCCGGCGCGGCGGCGACCGGCAGGGACGGATCTGGGAGCGGGTCAGCCGCTTCGACGCGGCCCGCGGCCCATCGGTGACCAGCTCGCTGCTGGACCACATGGACCTGTTCAAGGACAACGCGCACAACCGCTTCGAAGCCGCCGACGCCCCGGCACCGCTGGAGGGCCAGCGCGGCGTCGTCATCGGGCTGGGCACGCAGCCGCTGCTCCTGGAGGTCTTCGGCACCGGCACGCTGTTCCGCCGGCACTACCGCCAGCTGATCGACTCCGCGCTGCTGGACCTCGAGCTCCTCTCACCCCAGGCGCTGGCGTCCGGTCCCATGCCGGGCCAGCGGGCCCGCGACTTCGCCGCCCACGTCCAGGCGATGGACTTCGGCACGTTCGACGGCGGCGCCGCGGCTGTCGAGGTCCGAAGTCACGGCTCCCTGCGGAGCCGCAATGTCACCCGCGCCGCCGGCACGGTTTCCGCGGCCGGCATCGCCGTCGAGCTCCCCAAGCGCCGCCCCCAGCTGGCCCACCTGACCGGCTGGAACACCAAGCACCCCCTGATGGAGCTGGCATGA
- a CDS encoding helix-turn-helix domain-containing protein, whose product MTEPWSSVDDVAEHLGVSKDTVYAWLAKRNMPAHRVGRLWKFKLSDVDSWVVAGGAAEGGPSD is encoded by the coding sequence ATGACTGAGCCCTGGTCATCGGTGGATGACGTGGCGGAGCACCTAGGCGTCAGCAAGGACACCGTGTACGCCTGGCTCGCAAAGCGGAATATGCCGGCTCATCGCGTCGGAAGGCTGTGGAAGTTCAAGCTCAGCGACGTAGATTCGTGGGTTGTTGCCGGCGGGGCGGCCGAAGGTGGACCGTCGGATTGA
- a CDS encoding ADP-ribosylglycohydrolase family protein, whose amino-acid sequence MKLTPLQNDRAAGVLVALAAGDALGAGYEFGAPLPDGAEVTMKGGGPFGFAPAEWTDDTSMAIPIAQAFLEAASDAGSSFPAALTTIVRVWTAWAAGAKDVGDQTSSVIAAAGRLASAAGRSKVSAGDFGAAAADFHARTGRSAGNGSLMRTAPLALAYLDRDPAELMAAAGVLSALTHADPDAQEACGLWCVAIREAVLTGRLDVRAGLPLLSAERAALWLGRIEVAERSRPRDFARNGWVVEAFQGAWSAIHFAGLYASGPAHLRAALEEAVRGGRDTDTVAAIAGDLLGAAYGYTAVPFEWRRRLHGWPGLRVRDLMMLGVELGRGEGRRPASWPRAESQDYSMWGRTDALVQHPHDAGVWLGGVGSLGRVADLGIDAVVSLCRLGTGIAPSVTPEDHATFWIVDSPVQDDNAHASFVLQDAAAAVERFRAEGKTVLLHWVRAESRTPTVAALYGARVAGVSPIEALTDLRRVLPGANPNPLFLRLLTEAEQMSTLKACEATASSGQ is encoded by the coding sequence ATGAAACTGACCCCCTTGCAGAATGACCGCGCGGCCGGAGTCCTCGTCGCACTGGCCGCCGGCGACGCCCTCGGAGCCGGCTACGAGTTCGGCGCGCCGCTGCCGGACGGCGCCGAAGTCACGATGAAGGGCGGTGGGCCGTTCGGGTTCGCGCCGGCCGAATGGACGGACGATACCTCCATGGCCATCCCGATCGCTCAGGCGTTTCTCGAGGCAGCGTCCGACGCCGGATCCTCCTTCCCCGCGGCGCTCACCACGATTGTCCGGGTCTGGACCGCTTGGGCCGCCGGGGCCAAGGACGTGGGCGACCAGACCAGCTCCGTGATCGCCGCCGCCGGTCGGCTGGCGTCCGCGGCGGGGCGGAGCAAGGTGAGCGCCGGTGATTTCGGTGCCGCGGCCGCGGACTTCCACGCCCGCACGGGCCGCAGCGCCGGCAACGGCTCGCTGATGCGCACTGCACCGCTGGCGCTGGCCTACCTGGACCGGGACCCGGCTGAGCTGATGGCCGCGGCGGGGGTGCTCAGCGCGCTGACCCACGCTGACCCGGATGCGCAGGAAGCCTGCGGGCTCTGGTGTGTGGCCATCCGGGAGGCGGTCCTGACCGGACGGCTGGACGTGCGGGCCGGGCTGCCGCTGCTGTCCGCCGAGCGGGCGGCCCTGTGGCTGGGACGGATCGAGGTGGCCGAGCGGTCCCGGCCGCGGGACTTCGCCCGCAACGGCTGGGTGGTCGAGGCTTTCCAGGGCGCCTGGAGCGCCATCCACTTCGCGGGCCTGTACGCCTCCGGCCCGGCGCACCTGCGGGCGGCGCTGGAGGAAGCCGTCCGCGGCGGCCGGGACACCGACACCGTCGCCGCCATCGCCGGCGACCTGCTCGGCGCCGCGTACGGCTACACGGCGGTGCCGTTCGAATGGCGCCGGCGCCTGCACGGCTGGCCCGGGCTCCGGGTCCGCGACCTCATGATGCTCGGCGTGGAACTGGGCCGCGGCGAGGGCCGCCGGCCCGCGTCCTGGCCGCGCGCCGAGTCACAGGATTACAGCATGTGGGGCCGCACCGACGCGCTGGTCCAGCACCCGCACGACGCCGGCGTCTGGCTGGGCGGAGTCGGATCCTTGGGGCGGGTGGCGGACCTGGGGATCGATGCCGTGGTGTCGCTGTGCCGGTTGGGAACCGGGATTGCTCCCTCCGTTACGCCGGAAGACCATGCCACTTTCTGGATCGTCGACTCCCCTGTGCAGGATGACAACGCGCATGCCTCGTTTGTGCTCCAGGACGCGGCGGCCGCCGTCGAACGCTTCCGCGCGGAGGGCAAGACGGTACTGCTGCACTGGGTCCGGGCGGAGTCCCGGACACCGACAGTGGCCGCCCTGTACGGGGCGCGGGTCGCGGGGGTCTCTCCGATTGAGGCACTGACTGATCTGCGGCGGGTGCTGCCGGGGGCGAACCCGAACCCTCTGTTTCTTAGGCTGCTGACGGAGGCCGAACAGATGTCGACGCTGAAGGCGTGCGAGGCCACGGCCTCAAGTGGCCAATAA